In Balaenoptera acutorostrata chromosome 19, mBalAcu1.1, whole genome shotgun sequence, the following proteins share a genomic window:
- the IL4I1 gene encoding L-amino-acid oxidase, which yields MHSLAWRLLALVPVLLSLAASLDWQTAQSHDPFEKCMQDPDYEQLLRVVTLGLNRTSKPRRVVVVGAGVAGLLAAKVLSDAGHKVTILEADNRIGGRIFTYRDRKTGWIGELGAMRMPSSHRILHELCKSLGLNLTKFTQYDENTWTEVHEVKLRNYVVEKMPEKLGYKLHPKEKGHSPEEIYQMALNRAIKDLRTLGCRKAMMKFERHTLLEYLLGEGNLSQPAVQLLGDVMSKDGFFYLSFAEALRAHSCLSDRLRYSRIMGGWDLLPRALLSSLSGPVLLHSPVVAIKQGTHEVSVHIEASRRAPNLKSLTADVVLLTVSGPALQRITFTPPLTRKRQEAVRALHYVPATKVFLSFRRPFWHDEHIEGGHSNTDRPSRVIFYPPPGEGALLLASYTWSDAAATFAGLSLSEALRLALDDVAALHGPIVYRLWDGSGIVKRWAEDPHSQGGFVVQPPMLWRTDKDEGQEHDWAAPYGCIYFAGEHTAYPHGWVETAVKSALRAAVLINGRTSSWNDPRTINSMGRVHVAPAHHHPCSLERGRGTHSPALHAVTAPHTT from the exons ATGCACTCCTTGG CCTGGCGCCTCCTCGCCCTGGTCCCCGTCCTCCTCAGCCTGGCGGCCTCCCTGGACTGGCAAACTGCCCAGAGCCACGACCCCTTCGAGAAGTGCATGCAGGATCCCGACTATGAGCAGCTGCTCAGAGTCGTGACCTTGGGCCTCAACCGGACCTCGAAGCCCCGGAGGGTGGTTGTGGTTGGTGCGGGCGTGGCTGGGTTGTTGGCCGCAAAGGTGCTCAGCGATGCTGGACACAAG GTCACTATCCTGGAGGCAGACAACAGGATTGGGGGCCGAATCTTCACCTACCGGGACCGGAAGACCGGCTGGATTGGGGAGCTGGGAGCCATGCGCATGCCCAGCTCGCACAG gatcCTCCATGAGCTCTGCAAGAGCCTGGGACTCAATCTGACCAAATTCACCCAGTACGACGAGAACACGTGGACGGAGGTGCATGAGGTGAAGCTGCGGAACTACGTGGTGGAGAAGATGCCTGAGAAGCTGGGCTACAAGCTGCATCCCAAGGAGAAGGGCCACTCGCCCGAAGAAATCTACCAGATGGCTCTCAACAGG GCCATCAAAGATCTCAGGACACTGGGCTGCAGAAAGGCAATGATGAAGTTTGAAAGGCACACGCTCCTG GAATACCTCCTCGGGGAGGGGAACCTGAGCCAGCCTGCCGTTCAGCTCCTGGGAGACGTGATGTCCAAGGACGGCTTCTTCTATCTCAGCTTCGCCGAGGCCCTGCGGGCTCACAGCTGCCTCAGCGACCGGCTCCG GTACAGCCGCATCATGGGCGGCTGGGACCTGTTGCCGCGCGCGCTGCTGAGTTCGCTGTCGGGGCCTGTGCTGCTGCACTCGCCCGTCGTGGCGATTAAGCAGGGGACGCACGAGGTGAGCGTGCACATCGAGGCCTCGCGCCGGGCCCCGAATCTGAAGTCCTTGACGGCCGACGTGGTGCTGCTGACGGTGAGCGGGCCTGCGCTGCAGCGCATCACCTTCACGCCGCCGCTGACGCGCAAGCGGCAAGAGGCGGTGCGCGCGCTGCACTACGTGCCGGCCACCAAGGTGTTCCTGAGCTTCCGCCGGCCCTTCTGGCACGACGAGCACATCGAAGGCGGCCACTCGAACACCGACCGCCCGTCGCGCGTGATATTCTACCCGCCGCCTGGCGAGGGCGCGCTGCTGCTCGCCTCGTACACGTGGTCGGACGCGGCTGCCACGTTCGCTGGCCTGAGCCTGTCCGAAGCCCTGCGCTTGGCGCTCGACGACGTGGCGGCGCTTCACGGGCCCATCGTGTACCGGCTCTGGGACGGCAGCGGCATCGTCAAGCGCTGGGCGGAGGACCCGCACAGCCAGGGCGGCTTCGTGGTGCAGCCCCCGATGCTCTGGCGAACCGACAAGGACGAGGGGCAGGAGCACGACTGGGCGGCCCCCTACGGCTGCATCTACTTCGCCGGAGAGCACACGGCCTACCCGCACGGCTGGGTGGAGACGGCCGTCAAGTCGGCACTGCGGGCCGCGGTCTTGATCAACGGCCGGACCAGCAGCTGGAACGACCCCCGGACCATCAACAGCATGGGGCGTGTGCACGTGGCGCCCGCCCACCACCACCCGTGCAGCCTCGAAAGGGGGCGGGGCACCCACTCTCCAGCCTTACATGCGGTCACCGCTCCGCACACGACCTAA
- the NUP62 gene encoding nuclear pore glycoprotein p62, whose protein sequence is MSGFNFGGTGAPTGGFTFGAAKTATTTPATGFSFSTSGTGGFNFGTPSQPAASTPSTSLFSLTTQAPATQTPGFSFGTTTPTAAATGFSLGINSPKLNLSSAAATPATTQPSGFGLGGSTLTNAISSAITSAQGTAPTGFVFGSTTTSAAPSTTPGGFSFTGGSTSQTGTSGFNIGSMGSSAQPTALTGLPFTPATPAATGAGATQPAASAPAATTTSAGPSLFASLATAPTSSAATGLSLCAPATTAGTPGVGTLGFSLKAPGAASTASTATTTTATTATTGFSLNIKPLAPAGIPSNTAASGTAPAGPSAATGVSASPAMTYAQLESLINKWSLELEDQERHFLQQATQVNAWDRTLIENGEKITTLHREVEKVKLDQKRLDQELDFILSQQKELEDLLSPLEESVKEQSGTVYLQHADEEREKTYKLAENIDAQLKRMAQDLKDIIEHLNTSGGPADTSDPLQQICKILNAHMDSLQWIDQNSALLQRKVEEVTKVCEGRRKEQERSFRITFD, encoded by the coding sequence ATGAGCGGGTTTAATTTTGGAGGCACTGGGGCCCCCACAGGCGGGTTCACCTTTGGCGCTGCAAAGACAGCAACAACCACGCCTGCTACGGGGTTTTCTTTCTCCACGTCTGGCACCGGCGGGTTTAATTTtgggactccctcccagccagccgcGAGCACCCCTTCCACCAGCCTGTTCTCGCTCACCACCCAGGCTCCGGCGACACAGACCCCAGGATTCAGTTTTGGAACCACAACTCCTACAGCAGCAGCAACCGGATTTTCCTTAGGGATCAACAGCCCAAAGCTAAACTTGAGCAGCGCGGCTGCCACCCCGGCCACGACGCAGCCCAGCGGCTTTGGGCTCGGCGGCAGCACCCTCACCAATGCCATCTCGAGCGCCATCACGTCAGCCCAGGGCACGGCGCCCACCGGCTTTGTGTTTGGCTCCACCACCACGTCTGCTGCCCCGTCCACCACACCTGGGGGCTTCTCGTTCACGGGTGGAAGCACGTCCCAGACCGGGACCTCCGGCTTCAACATTGGCTCCATGGGGAGTTCGGCCCAGCCCACGGCCCTCACCGGGCTGCCCTTCACGCCGGCCACGCCAGCGGCCACTGGGGCAGGGGCCACACAGCCGGCTGCTTCCGCACCCGCCGCCACTACCACCAGCGCTGGGCCCTCGCTCTTTGCCTCGCTGGCAACCGCTCCAACTTCGTCTGCTGCCACCGGGCTCTCCCTTTGTGCCCCAGCCACCACGGCGGGGACGCCCGGAGTGGGGACGTTGGGCTTCAGCCTGAAGGCCCCTGGAGCAGCTTCCACCGCCTCCACGGCGACGACCACCAccgccaccactgccaccaccggCTTCTCCTTGAATATAAAACCACTGGCTCCAGCTGGGATCCCCAGCAACACAGCGGCCTCCGGGACCGCCCCAGCTGGCCCCAGTGCAGCCACTGGGGTGTCCGCCAGCCCCGCGATGACCTACGCTCAGCTGGAGAGTCTGATCAACAAGTGGAGCCTGGAGCTGGAGGACCAGGAACGGCACTTCTTACAGCAGGCCACGCAGGTCAACGCCTGGGACCGCACGCTGATCGAGAACGGGGAGAAGATCACCACCCTCCACCGCGAGGTCGAGAAGGTGAAGCTGGACCAGAAGAGGCTGGACCAGGAGCTCGACTTCATCCTGTCTCAGCAGAAGGAGCTGGAGGACCTGCTGAGCCCGCTGGAGGAGTCGGTCAAGGAGCAGAGCGGGACGGTATACCTGCAGCACGCCGACGAGGAGCGAGAGAAGACCTACAAGCTGGCCGAGAACATCGACGCACAGCTGAAGCGCATGGCCCAGGACCTCAAGGACATCATCGAGCATCTGAACACGTCTGGGGGCCCCGCCGACACCAGCGACCCGCTGCAGCAGATCTGCAAGATCCTCAATGCGCACATGGACTCGCTGCAGTGGATCGACCAGAACTCGGCCCTGCTGCAGAGGAAGGTGGAGGAGGTGACCAAGGTGTGCGAGGGCCGCCGCAAGGAGCAGGAGCGCAGCTTCCGCATCACCTTCGACTGA